The following are encoded in a window of Vigna unguiculata cultivar IT97K-499-35 chromosome 8, ASM411807v1, whole genome shotgun sequence genomic DNA:
- the LOC114194231 gene encoding casein kinase 1-like protein HD16: MPELRSGRNRATFHDPNPNPNPNPNTKTRQRRTRRTTVNTGRYNRNTLARCRIGNRELEEKEQQQQQHAPLLRVSEEDKEKEMDDEFDSGGGRSPDKAAPAEDEGSTAPIPERVQVGGSPLYKLDRKLGKGGFGQVYVGRRVGAGAGALEVALKFEHRSSKGCNYGPPYEWQVYNALGGSHGVPRVHYKGRQGDYYIMVMDMLGPSLWDVWNNNSNTMSAEMVACIAIEAISILEKMHSKGYVHGDVKPENFLLGTPGTADEKKLFLVDLGLATRWRDSSTGLHVEYDQRPDVFRGTVRYASVHAHLGRTGSRRDDLESLAYTLIFLLRGRLPWQGYQGENKGFLVCKKKMATSPETLCSVCPPPFRQFVEYVVNLKFDEEPNYAKYISLFDGIVGPNPDFRPINTEGAQKLIYLVGHKRGRLTVEEDDDEQPKKRVRMGMPAMQWISVYNARRPMKQRYHYNVADVRLSQHIEKGYEDGLFISSVACCSNLWALIMDAGTGFNSQVHELSPHFLHKEWIMEQWENNYYISAIAGSNNGSSLVVMSKGTQYMQQSYKVSESFPFKWINKKWREGFSVTAMATAGSRWAIVMSRGAGYSDQVVELDFLYPSEGIHRRWDNGYRITSTAATWDQAAFVLSVPRRKPADETQETLRTSAFPSSHVKEKWSKNLYIASICYGRTVS; encoded by the exons ATGCCTGAACTCCGAAGCGGAAGAAACCGGGCAACGTTCCATgacccaaacccaaacccaaacccgaaCCCGAACACAAAAACCCGCCAGAGAAGAACGAGAAGAACCACTGTCAACACCGGGAGGTACAATCGCAACACGCTCGCGCGCTGTAGAATCGGTAACCGTGAATTAGAAGAGAAGGAgcaacaacaacagcaacacGCGCCTCTGCTTAGGGTTTCGGAAGAAGATAAAGAGAAAGAGATGGATGACGAGTTCGACAGCGGCGGTGGCCGGAGCCCCGACAAGGCTGCGCCCGCAGAAGACGAAGGAAGCACTGCCCCCATTCCCGAGAGg GTACAGGTAGGTGGTTCTCCGTTGTACAAATTAGACAGAAAACTTGGGAAGGGAGGGTTTGGACAGGTTTACGTAGGTCGGCGAGTTGGGGCTGGTGCCGGAGCGTTAGAG GTAGCATTGAAGTTTGAACATAGAAGCAGTAAGGGGTGCAATTATGGACCTCCATATGAGTGGCAAGTTTACAA tGCATTGGGTGGTAGTCATGGTGTTCCACGTGTTCATTACAAGGGACGGCAGGGTGATTACTATATTATG GTCATGGATATGCTTGGCCCTAGTCTGTGGGATGTCTGGAATAACAACTCAAACAC AATGTCTGCGGAAATGGTGGCATGTATAGCAATTGAAGCCATCTCCATATTAGAGAAGATGCATTCTAAAGg GTATGTGCACGGTGATGTAAAGCCTGAGAATTTTTTGCTTGGCACTCCTGGAACTGCTGATGAGAAAAAGCTTTTCTTAGTTGATCTTGGATTAG CAACCCGTTGGCGCGATAGTTCAACTGGCCTTCATGTTGAGTATGATCAACGTCCCGATGTATTTAG AGGAACAGTTCGTTATGCTAGTGTGCATGCTCATCTTGGTAGAACAGGAAGCAGGAGAGATGATTTGGAATCTCTTGCTTACACATTGATTTTCCTTCTTCGTGGCCGGCTACCTTGGCAAGGATACCAG GGAGAAAATAAAGGATTTCTTGTGTGCAAGAAAAAGATGGCAACCTCACCAGAAACTTTGTGTAGTGTCTGTCCTCCACCTTTCCGGCAGTTTGTGGAGTACGTggtgaatttgaaatttgatgaaGAACCAAATTATGCAAAGTATATATCACTTTTTGATGGAATTGTTGGACCAAATCCTGACTTCAGACCCATAAATACCGAAGGTGCACAAAAG CTTATATATCTGGTTGGACATAAGAGAGGACGATTAACTGTGGAAGAAGATGACGACGAACAACCAAAGAAGAGAGTCAGAATGGGAATGCCAGCAATGCAATGGATTAGTGTGTACAATGCCCGCCGACCAATGAAGCAAAG GTACCATTACAATGTTGCTGATGTGCGGCTGTCCCAACACATTGAAAAGGGATATGAGGATGGGTTATTTATCAGCAGCGTAGCTTGTTGTTCTAACCTCTGGGCACTTATTATGGATGCTGGCACTGGTTTCAACTCTCAAGTTCATGAACTCTCACCCCACTTTCTTCATAAG GAATGGATTATGGAACAGtgggaaaataattattacattagtGCAATAGCAGGATCTAATAATGGGAGCTCATTGGTTGTAATGTCTAAAG GGACCCAATACATGCAGCAATCCTATAAAGTCAGCGAGTCATTTCCATTTAAGTGGATCAATAAAAAATGGAGAGAAGGATTTTCTGTCACTGCTATGGCGACTGCTGGGAGTAGATGGGCAATTGTAATGTCCCGTGGTGCTGGATATTCAGACCAG GTTGTGGAACTTGATTTCCTGTATCCTAGTGAAGGCATTCATCGCAGGTGGGACAATGGTTACCGCATCACTTCAACTGCTGCCACATGGGACCAAGCTGCTTTTGTTCTTAGTGTCCCAAGAAGAAAACCGGCTGATGAAACTCAAGAGACACTCCGCACATCCGCCTTTCCTAGTAGTCACGTCAAG GAAAAATGGTCAAAAAATCTCTATATTGCATCAATATGCTATGGGAGAACAGTTTCATGA